The Desulfovibrio psychrotolerans genome includes the window CCTTGCGCCATGTCATCCGTTCTGTACACGAAGAGCGTCGAGAGCTTAAGGAAGAGCTGGCACAGCAGGTTAAGGATCAGGTTCTGCCTGCCCTGGAGCGCATTGTGGACGAAGAAAGCCCCGATGTGCGTCAGAACTACAAGTCTGTTATTGAAGATCATCTGGGCGAGTTAGCCGAGGGGAGTGCTGTCTCGTTTGACGGGATCATGGACCGGCTTACCCCCCGCGAAGTGGAAATTTGCCGCCTCATTGCTTTGGGAAGAAAGAGCAAGGATATCTGCGAACTGCTCCATGTCTCGTTTGAAACAATGCAGACCCATCGGAAGAATATTCGCCGTAAGCTGGGACTGAAGGGCCACCCCATGTCGCTGTATGTTTTTCTGCAACAGAACCCCATGTAGATTGCGCTGAGCCATCGTACGGAACGCGTTCTTATAGAGAAGATGTTAGGGTACACTTTTCCGTTTCGGGTATTTTCTATACCCGATTTCTCCCCCATTTCCCCCCTTGAGCGCCTGCACAAAACCTGAGAATATTACCACACTGTTAATCAGGTAACTTACTATCGCAAGGCAGCTCTTGCCGTCCTCCTTCGTATTTTTCGTGCATTCCGTGTACGTTGCAATGCTATTCCGGTGTCGGCAGGTTTGGCGTGATACGTCACGTTTGTGACAGTTCCGCAAGACGGCTGCGCATTGCAGGAGATTGCATGAAGAAGATTGAAATTGAAGGATTATACAAAATTTTCGGCCCTGCGCCGGGAAAGGCCTTGGACATGCTCAGGAAGGGCAGAACCAAGGATGAAATAATGGAAGAGACGCGGCACGGTGTAGGTGTTGATAACGCGTCCTTTACCGTGGAAGAGGGTGAGATTTTAGTCATCATGGGACTTTCCGGAAGCGGAAAGTCAACACTTGTACGCTGCCTTAATCGCCTCATTGACCCCACTGCCGGGCGCATACTCATAGACGGACAGGATATAACGACCATGTCGCAGGACGAACTGCGTCTGCTGCGGCAAACCAAGTTCGGCATGGTCTTTCAGAACTTTGCTCTGTTTCCCCACAGAACCGTTGCGGACAACGCCGCTTACGGACTTGAGATCAAGGGCGTGGACAAGGAGGCTAGAAACGCGAACGCTCTTGAAGCGCTTGACCTTGTTGGGCTGAAAGGATGGGAAGACGCTTTTCCGTCGCAGCTTTCCGGCGGCATGCAGCAGCGCGTGGGGCTTGCACGTGCCCTTGCGCTGGACCCGGATATTCTTCTTATGGATGAGGCGTTCAGTGCGCTAGATCCCCTTATCCGTCGCGATATGCAGGATGAGTTGATCAATCTTCAGGAACGGATGCGCAAGACCATAGTTTTTATCAGCCATGACCTTGACGAGGCTCTGAAGATTGGTGACCGCATCGTACTGATGAAAGATGGCCGGATAGTGCAGATTGGCACGCCGGAGGCCATTCTCACCGCTCCGGCAGATGACTATGTGGAGCGGTTTGTGGAAGACGTGGATATTTCGCGGGTGCTGACTGCGGAATCCATAATGCAGAAGGTTCTTGCTGTTGCCTACATAGGAACAGACGGCCCCC containing:
- a CDS encoding quaternary amine ABC transporter ATP-binding protein, yielding MKKIEIEGLYKIFGPAPGKALDMLRKGRTKDEIMEETRHGVGVDNASFTVEEGEILVIMGLSGSGKSTLVRCLNRLIDPTAGRILIDGQDITTMSQDELRLLRQTKFGMVFQNFALFPHRTVADNAAYGLEIKGVDKEARNANALEALDLVGLKGWEDAFPSQLSGGMQQRVGLARALALDPDILLMDEAFSALDPLIRRDMQDELINLQERMRKTIVFISHDLDEALKIGDRIVLMKDGRIVQIGTPEAILTAPADDYVERFVEDVDISRVLTAESIMQKVLAVAYIGTDGPRAALRKMRTHGISSLFIVDKKQTLMGVVSADQAAQLIEVGESDLSRIICTDIKTVLPDAPAQELFSIMHDLSYPLAVVDSSNRLKGVIIRGALIGALAERGGSGNAV